In one window of Agromyces badenianii DNA:
- a CDS encoding ROK family transcriptional regulator, whose product MRTAQGTPSWLGAVNDRVGLSALLDHGPLTRNRICELVGVSKPTASMMMSRLIAAGVIEERGQVAGNPGRSATLYAARTDRPLGVAIAIEAEELRASVVDAAGGERPVVRTTLSADPAQRDAVREVRDAIRDASEAAGTDPAVVHSVCIGTAGYVDPGEAGTLFSETLPGWPVTGLRRTLETELGVAVFVENDVNLAAIAERESGAGEGRDVFALLWLGNGVGASFDVAGDLHRGSFGGAGEVGFLPLSAAAQALDEHAVTSQDLAGAAAVRRMAAAHGLASVDHRSALEAIAASEARDAIIEELGERVAHISLPLLATLDPGRLVLAGPTAIVGGQALAAAVERGIRRLSRWYPEVVSTRVEDDPVLHGARAFLTAKVRDDLLGTVARLSLS is encoded by the coding sequence ATGCGAACAGCACAGGGCACGCCGTCGTGGCTCGGCGCGGTCAACGACCGCGTCGGGCTCTCGGCGCTGCTCGACCACGGACCGCTGACCCGCAACCGCATCTGCGAGCTCGTCGGCGTCTCCAAGCCCACTGCCTCGATGATGATGAGCCGGCTGATCGCCGCCGGCGTCATCGAGGAGCGCGGCCAGGTCGCCGGCAACCCCGGCCGCAGCGCCACGCTCTACGCCGCGCGCACCGACCGGCCGCTCGGCGTGGCGATCGCGATCGAGGCGGAGGAACTGCGTGCGTCGGTCGTCGACGCGGCCGGCGGCGAGCGGCCGGTCGTGCGCACCACGCTGTCGGCCGACCCCGCGCAGCGCGACGCCGTGCGCGAGGTCCGCGACGCGATCCGCGACGCGAGCGAGGCCGCGGGCACCGATCCGGCGGTCGTGCACTCGGTGTGCATCGGCACGGCCGGGTACGTCGACCCCGGCGAAGCGGGCACGCTCTTCAGCGAGACCCTCCCCGGCTGGCCGGTCACCGGCCTCCGCCGCACCCTCGAGACCGAGCTCGGCGTGGCCGTCTTCGTCGAGAACGACGTGAACCTCGCGGCGATCGCCGAGCGCGAATCCGGTGCCGGCGAAGGGCGTGACGTGTTCGCGCTGCTCTGGCTCGGCAACGGCGTCGGCGCCTCGTTCGACGTCGCCGGCGACCTGCACCGCGGGAGTTTCGGCGGCGCCGGCGAAGTGGGCTTCCTTCCCCTCTCGGCTGCGGCGCAGGCCCTCGACGAGCACGCCGTCACGAGTCAAGACCTGGCGGGCGCTGCTGCGGTGCGCCGGATGGCCGCAGCACACGGACTCGCCTCCGTCGACCACCGCTCGGCACTCGAGGCGATCGCGGCGAGCGAGGCCCGCGACGCGATCATCGAAGAGCTCGGCGAGCGCGTGGCCCACATCTCGCTGCCGTTGCTCGCGACCCTCGATCCCGGCCGCCTCGTGCTCGCCGGGCCCACCGCGATCGTCGGCGGTCAGGCGCTCGCCGCGGCCGTGGAACGCGGCATCCGCCGCCTCAGCCGCTGGTATCCCGAGGTCGTCTCGACCCGGGTCGAGGATGACCCGGTGCTGCACGGCGCGAGGGCGTTCCTGACCGCGAAGGTGCGCGACGACCTGCTCGGCACCGTCGCCCGGCTCAGCCTCTCCTGA
- a CDS encoding Fe-S oxidoreductase, producing the protein MPDRTAGRTLRIRLTDSPVSRLGYWWATAVGFIWGFIWSTGPIERRHGLIVFTGMPKWTFGRGGSCVGGCYLTNHNAGDRVLGHEAVHRQQWLTYGMLFPLLYFIAGRDPLKNRFEIEAGLEAGGYLPTPRRGRASSTP; encoded by the coding sequence ATGCCCGACCGCACCGCCGGCCGCACGCTTCGCATCAGGCTGACGGACTCCCCCGTCAGCCGGCTCGGCTACTGGTGGGCGACGGCCGTCGGCTTCATCTGGGGGTTCATCTGGAGCACCGGTCCGATCGAGCGCCGGCACGGTCTCATCGTCTTCACCGGCATGCCGAAGTGGACCTTCGGCCGTGGCGGCTCGTGCGTCGGCGGCTGCTACCTCACGAACCACAATGCCGGCGACCGGGTGCTCGGGCACGAGGCCGTGCACAGGCAGCAATGGCTGACGTACGGCATGCTCTTCCCGTTGCTGTACTTCATCGCCGGTCGCGACCCGCTGAAGAACCGCTTCGAGATCGAGGCCGGCCTCGAGGCCGGCGGGTACCTTCCTACCCCTCGGCGCGGCCGAGCTTCCAGTACCCCATGA
- a CDS encoding TPM domain-containing protein has protein sequence MHAVRKWSAALAIIAGAVIGTGATTVAWAEDPVAFGSSPVVDLVGALGGDTDEVVAALDAAADRSGRQLFVAYVDEFTNPSSAVEWADETAVSNNLGSADYLLAVAVDGRAYFLSAASDAALSDDELDRISVDVIEPRLRAEDWAGAAIAGAEAIAGGGADSGSGDSGGGWGFVWFIVIAAVVVGIIAIVLARRKKKRTAVGAGPQVQLPSIDELRRQAGSALVQADDAVKTSEEELGFAVASYGESATESFRAALVDAKAKLAEAFTLQQQLDDATPDTDEQRREWYGGIIRLSGEADALLDEQAEQFDELRALERDAPAELARVQAAASAAEATIAPAAQRLAALSAQYAASAIAPVADNTAQAQSRIGFAREALAGASAEIAAGDAAQAAVGIRAAEEAVDQAELLTAAIERLAADLEAADKSVAAGVDDLDRDVATARGLADPAATTLADQVASEASSIRAAIGAAGRDPIALQARLVQVDEQIDATIQSVRDAAEQAARTQAQLSRALVTARSQVQATEDYLVARRGAIGAEARTRLAEAGRLLVEAQGAAASDPPSALASAQRAERLAAEAMALAQRDVGGFDGGMGGMGGGFGGNVGGGSGGDLFGAVLGGILINSVLGGGGRSSGGFGGGFGGGFGGGRSSGGFGGGRSSGRSAGSFGGSATRSRRGSGGRF, from the coding sequence ATGCACGCAGTACGCAAGTGGTCCGCGGCTCTCGCGATCATCGCGGGGGCGGTGATCGGCACCGGCGCAACGACCGTCGCGTGGGCTGAAGACCCGGTCGCCTTCGGCTCGTCGCCCGTGGTCGACCTGGTCGGCGCCCTGGGCGGCGATACCGATGAAGTGGTCGCGGCCCTCGACGCAGCTGCCGACCGCAGCGGTCGCCAGCTGTTCGTCGCGTACGTCGACGAGTTCACGAACCCCTCGTCAGCGGTGGAATGGGCCGACGAGACCGCCGTGTCGAACAACCTCGGCAGTGCGGACTACCTGCTCGCGGTCGCCGTCGACGGCCGCGCCTACTTCCTCTCGGCGGCGAGCGACGCGGCACTCTCCGACGACGAACTCGATCGCATCAGCGTCGACGTCATCGAGCCGAGGCTCCGCGCCGAAGACTGGGCCGGCGCCGCGATCGCCGGCGCCGAGGCGATCGCCGGTGGCGGCGCAGACTCCGGCAGCGGCGACTCGGGCGGCGGCTGGGGATTCGTCTGGTTCATCGTGATCGCCGCCGTCGTCGTCGGCATCATCGCGATCGTGCTCGCCCGGCGCAAGAAGAAGCGCACCGCGGTCGGCGCCGGCCCCCAGGTGCAGCTCCCCTCGATCGACGAGCTGCGCCGCCAGGCCGGCAGCGCCCTGGTGCAGGCCGACGACGCCGTGAAGACGAGCGAGGAGGAGCTCGGCTTCGCCGTGGCCTCCTACGGAGAATCGGCGACCGAATCGTTCAGGGCCGCCCTCGTCGACGCGAAGGCCAAGCTCGCCGAGGCCTTCACCCTGCAGCAGCAGCTCGACGACGCGACGCCCGACACCGACGAGCAGCGGCGCGAGTGGTACGGCGGCATCATCAGGCTGTCGGGTGAGGCCGATGCGCTCCTCGACGAGCAGGCCGAGCAGTTCGACGAGCTGCGAGCGCTCGAACGGGATGCGCCGGCCGAGCTCGCGCGGGTCCAGGCTGCGGCGAGCGCGGCCGAGGCGACGATCGCCCCGGCCGCGCAACGGCTCGCAGCGCTGAGCGCGCAGTATGCGGCATCCGCCATCGCCCCCGTCGCCGACAACACCGCGCAGGCGCAGTCGCGCATCGGCTTCGCGCGGGAGGCCCTCGCCGGTGCGAGCGCCGAGATCGCCGCCGGCGACGCGGCCCAGGCCGCCGTCGGCATCCGTGCCGCCGAGGAGGCGGTCGACCAGGCCGAGCTGCTGACGGCCGCCATCGAGCGACTCGCCGCCGACCTCGAGGCCGCAGACAAGTCGGTGGCGGCCGGCGTCGACGACCTCGACCGGGATGTCGCGACCGCCAGGGGGCTCGCCGACCCCGCAGCCACGACGCTCGCCGACCAGGTCGCGTCGGAGGCCTCCTCGATCCGTGCGGCCATCGGCGCCGCCGGGCGCGACCCCATCGCCCTGCAGGCCAGGCTCGTGCAGGTCGACGAACAGATCGATGCGACCATCCAGAGCGTTCGGGATGCCGCCGAGCAGGCCGCCCGCACGCAGGCGCAGCTCAGCCGCGCGCTCGTCACCGCGAGGTCGCAGGTGCAGGCCACCGAGGACTACCTCGTCGCCCGGCGCGGAGCGATCGGCGCAGAGGCACGCACGCGACTCGCCGAGGCGGGGCGATTGCTCGTCGAGGCCCAGGGCGCCGCCGCGAGCGACCCGCCCAGTGCGCTCGCCTCCGCCCAGCGCGCCGAACGACTTGCGGCCGAGGCCATGGCGCTCGCCCAGCGCGACGTCGGCGGCTTCGACGGCGGAATGGGCGGCATGGGCGGCGGCTTCGGCGGCAACGTCGGCGGTGGTTCGGGCGGCGACCTGTTCGGCGCAGTGCTGGGCGGCATCCTCATCAACTCGGTGCTCGGCGGCGGCGGGCGCTCGTCCGGCGGCTTCGGCGGCGGCTTCGGCGGCGGCTTCGGCGGCGGCCGCTCCTCCGGTGGGTTCGGCGGCGGCCGGTCGAGCGGCCGCTCCGCCGGCAGCTTCGGCGGCTCCGCGACACGCTCCCGGCGCGGAAGCGGAGGCCGATTCTGA
- a CDS encoding iron ABC transporter ATP-binding protein gives MPRSLQSSRTRPTVIALVAAASVMLLSGCTGETPEPSATAAPPSAIETPSASAEPTEAAEPPVPFAIGCDELLTLEQVYEFNPNFGGSPDFEPSGEGVVAVVEQAGTACGWVNQTSGEIIEIGVATPPAAALDARKNDAAMGSSPVPTYGTPPEIEGYFSQTGGHGEAQVFSGPYWIVIDSPVLFEPGDAGQLVSAVLGNLPAA, from the coding sequence ATGCCGCGCTCGCTCCAGTCGTCTCGCACCCGCCCCACCGTCATCGCACTCGTCGCCGCGGCATCCGTGATGCTGCTGAGCGGATGCACCGGCGAGACCCCCGAGCCGAGCGCCACCGCCGCTCCGCCGTCCGCGATCGAGACGCCGTCCGCGAGCGCGGAGCCCACCGAGGCCGCCGAGCCGCCGGTGCCGTTCGCGATCGGCTGCGACGAGCTGCTCACCCTCGAGCAGGTGTACGAGTTCAACCCGAACTTCGGCGGCTCCCCCGATTTCGAACCGAGCGGCGAGGGCGTCGTTGCCGTCGTCGAACAGGCCGGCACCGCGTGCGGCTGGGTCAACCAGACGAGCGGCGAGATCATCGAGATCGGCGTCGCCACTCCCCCTGCCGCGGCGCTCGACGCACGCAAGAACGACGCGGCCATGGGGTCGTCCCCGGTGCCCACCTACGGCACGCCTCCCGAGATCGAGGGCTACTTCAGCCAGACCGGTGGTCACGGCGAGGCACAGGTCTTCAGCGGTCCGTACTGGATCGTCATCGACTCCCCCGTGCTCTTCGAGCCGGGTGACGCGGGCCAGCTCGTCTCCGCCGTGCTCGGGAATCTTCCTGCCGCCTGA
- a CDS encoding dihydrolipoyl dehydrogenase family protein, with translation MQREVDVIVVGGGPVGENAADRARAAGLEVVLVERELVGGECSYWACIPSKTLLRSAAALRAVQRVGGAREAVTGGLDVPAVLARRDYWVSDWSDQGGADWLESIGIGLERGHGRLDGARRVVVERTGGGEIVYLARHAVVVATGSDPVVPPIAGLAEARPWTSREATSVTEPPARLAIIGGGVVAVEMATAYAGFGTEVMVLARSGLLGGMEPFAGEAVAAGLRGLGASVRLGVQPTLVERRESGEVVITLDDGGSITADEVLVATGRKPRTERLGLETIGLEPGGWVDVDDTMLVTGAAGNDDRPWLYAVGDLNHRALLTHQGKYQARAAGDLIAARALGRPEQTNPWGAHVATADHSAVPQVVFAEPEAVSVGLTVAAAERAGLHVRAADVAFSSVSGAGILADDYEGRARLVVDEERGTVVGATFVGQDVAELLQSATIAIVGEVPIDRLWHAVPAFPTMSEVWLRLLEALGRPAAKDASEPESEEAA, from the coding sequence ATGCAACGCGAGGTCGACGTCATCGTCGTCGGAGGCGGGCCGGTCGGCGAGAACGCGGCCGATCGGGCGCGTGCCGCCGGGCTCGAGGTCGTGCTGGTCGAACGGGAGCTCGTGGGCGGCGAGTGCTCGTACTGGGCCTGCATTCCATCGAAGACCCTGCTGCGCAGCGCCGCGGCGCTGCGTGCGGTGCAGCGGGTCGGCGGCGCGCGTGAGGCGGTCACGGGCGGTCTCGACGTGCCGGCAGTGCTCGCCCGGAGGGACTACTGGGTCTCCGACTGGAGCGATCAGGGCGGCGCCGACTGGCTCGAGAGCATCGGCATCGGCCTCGAGCGCGGTCACGGGCGCCTCGACGGCGCGCGCCGCGTCGTCGTCGAGCGCACGGGCGGCGGCGAGATCGTGTACCTCGCCCGCCACGCGGTCGTCGTCGCGACGGGGTCCGATCCGGTCGTTCCGCCGATCGCGGGACTCGCCGAGGCCCGCCCGTGGACGAGCCGCGAGGCCACGAGCGTCACCGAACCCCCCGCGCGGCTCGCGATCATCGGCGGCGGGGTCGTCGCCGTCGAGATGGCGACCGCCTACGCGGGATTCGGCACCGAGGTCATGGTGCTCGCCCGCAGCGGCCTGCTGGGCGGCATGGAGCCGTTCGCCGGAGAGGCCGTCGCGGCGGGGCTGCGCGGGCTCGGGGCATCCGTTCGGCTCGGGGTGCAGCCGACACTCGTCGAACGCCGTGAATCCGGTGAGGTCGTCATCACCCTCGACGACGGCGGGAGCATCACCGCCGACGAGGTGCTCGTCGCCACGGGCCGCAAGCCCCGCACCGAACGCCTCGGACTCGAGACCATCGGCCTCGAACCGGGCGGCTGGGTCGACGTCGACGACACGATGCTCGTGACCGGAGCCGCTGGCAACGACGACCGCCCGTGGCTGTACGCGGTGGGCGACCTCAACCACCGCGCTCTGCTCACGCATCAGGGCAAGTACCAGGCGCGGGCGGCGGGCGACCTCATCGCCGCGCGGGCGCTCGGCCGACCGGAGCAGACGAACCCGTGGGGCGCGCACGTCGCGACCGCCGACCACTCCGCCGTGCCGCAGGTCGTCTTCGCCGAGCCCGAGGCCGTCTCGGTCGGCCTCACCGTCGCGGCGGCGGAGCGCGCGGGGTTGCACGTGCGCGCCGCAGACGTCGCGTTCTCCTCGGTCAGCGGCGCCGGCATCCTCGCCGACGACTACGAGGGCCGGGCGCGCCTCGTCGTCGACGAGGAGCGGGGCACGGTCGTCGGAGCCACCTTCGTCGGGCAGGATGTCGCGGAGCTGCTGCAGTCGGCGACCATCGCGATCGTCGGCGAGGTGCCGATCGACCGGCTCTGGCACGCGGTTCCGGCCTTCCCGACGATGAGCGAGGTGTGGTTGCGGCTGCTCGAAGCGCTCGGCAGGCCTGCTGCGAAGGATGCCTCGGAGCCGGAATCGGAGGAGGCCGCGTGA
- a CDS encoding arginase family protein, translated as MPATFVVVPQWQGSVSARAMSHADGAAAILGDLPSASTVAVEVPVEAGESLGTGVLRYSTLVRVRDLTAAALDRVPDWALTVGGDCGASLAAVGHASARAAGDLAVLWLDAHPDLNTPETSPSGGFGGMTLRAIVGEGAAGLALDPETRIAPERLVLGGIRAIDDEERRFIDEHDVTTLTVEDLSDPSVVIAALEATGASQVFVHIDLDVLDPAALAGLSYPMPFGIGATELVALARAVVARFPIAGAAIAGFAPASPQAAEDDLPTILRLVGALTSGAAEPG; from the coding sequence ATGCCAGCAACCTTCGTCGTCGTCCCCCAGTGGCAGGGGTCCGTTTCCGCCCGCGCCATGAGCCACGCCGACGGCGCCGCCGCCATTCTCGGCGACCTGCCGTCCGCGTCGACCGTCGCCGTCGAGGTCCCGGTCGAGGCCGGCGAGTCCCTCGGCACCGGCGTGCTGCGCTACAGCACGCTCGTGCGGGTGCGAGATCTCACGGCCGCGGCACTCGACCGCGTTCCCGACTGGGCGTTGACGGTCGGCGGTGACTGCGGCGCCTCGCTCGCGGCGGTCGGCCATGCCTCGGCGCGGGCCGCCGGCGATCTCGCCGTGCTCTGGCTCGACGCGCATCCCGACCTGAACACCCCCGAGACCTCGCCCTCGGGCGGGTTCGGCGGCATGACCCTGCGCGCGATCGTCGGCGAGGGGGCCGCAGGGCTCGCCCTCGACCCCGAGACGCGCATCGCCCCGGAACGGCTCGTGCTCGGCGGCATCCGTGCCATCGACGACGAGGAGCGGCGCTTCATCGACGAGCACGACGTGACGACGCTCACGGTGGAGGACCTGTCCGACCCTTCGGTCGTGATCGCGGCGCTCGAGGCGACCGGTGCGTCGCAGGTGTTCGTGCACATCGACCTCGACGTGCTCGATCCTGCAGCACTCGCGGGTCTGTCGTATCCGATGCCGTTCGGCATCGGGGCGACCGAGCTCGTCGCGCTCGCGCGCGCCGTCGTCGCCCGCTTCCCGATCGCCGGCGCCGCGATCGCCGGATTCGCCCCGGCCTCGCCCCAGGCCGCCGAAGACGATCTGCCGACGATCCTCCGTCTCGTCGGCGCACTCACCTCGGGCGCTGCGGAACCGGGCTGA
- a CDS encoding PspA/IM30 family protein has protein sequence MSKQSIFGRISQLLRANVNNLIDQAEDPQLMLDQMVRDYTNSIVDAEAAIAETIGNLRLLEDDHREDVEAAREWGEKAVAASRKGDELRTAGDASGADKFDNLAKVALSRQISSENEAKAAEPQIAAQTEVVDKLKSGLNGMKEKLVQLQNKRSELVARAKTAAAQKQVHDAVKSIDILDPTSDIGRFEDKIRREEAVVRGQAELAASSLDAQFNELDDLGELTEVDARLAALKAGGSGQGAISG, from the coding sequence ATGTCAAAGCAGTCCATCTTCGGACGCATCTCGCAGCTCCTGCGGGCGAACGTCAACAACCTCATCGACCAGGCGGAAGACCCGCAGCTGATGCTCGACCAGATGGTGCGCGACTACACCAACTCGATCGTCGACGCCGAGGCCGCCATCGCCGAGACCATCGGCAACCTGCGCCTGCTCGAAGACGACCACCGCGAAGACGTCGAGGCCGCCCGCGAGTGGGGCGAGAAGGCCGTCGCGGCGAGCCGCAAGGGCGACGAGCTGCGCACCGCCGGTGACGCGTCGGGCGCCGACAAGTTCGACAACCTCGCCAAGGTCGCCCTGAGCCGCCAGATCTCCTCCGAGAACGAGGCGAAGGCCGCCGAGCCGCAGATCGCCGCACAGACCGAGGTCGTCGACAAGCTGAAGTCGGGCCTCAACGGCATGAAGGAGAAGCTCGTCCAGCTGCAGAACAAGCGCTCCGAGCTCGTCGCGCGGGCGAAGACCGCGGCGGCGCAGAAGCAGGTGCACGACGCCGTCAAGTCGATCGACATCCTCGACCCGACGAGCGACATCGGCCGCTTCGAAGACAAGATCCGCCGAGAGGAGGCCGTCGTGCGCGGCCAGGCCGAGCTCGCCGCATCGAGCCTCGACGCGCAGTTCAACGAGCTCGACGACCTCGGCGAACTCACCGAGGTCGACGCACGGCTCGCCGCGCTCAAGGCGGGCGGTTCCGGCCAGGGCGCCATCTCCGGTTGA
- a CDS encoding siderophore-interacting protein, translating to MAKPGYRVFDTEVGELRRMSPHFVRVTFRSDDLRELGWDGPDQRIKVVLPLEGSGFDAVPSDADWFSAWRALPDDRRNPIRTYTIRDARPDAGELDVDFVAHGDSGPASRWISAARVGDRMLVIAPDATSDEDSGGWEWHPGAARTLLIAGDETAVPAVSAILEQLPAGARGAAFLEVPEAGDALPLRAPAGVEVRWLPRGERSTDYGARLVEAVTEWADAWVAADPGAATVPATAPAAVRELPALDDDDVLWEVPEAADDGGLYAWLAGEASAITTLRRHLVKGLGVDRRRVAFMGYWKLGRAEG from the coding sequence ATGGCCAAGCCCGGATACCGCGTCTTCGACACCGAGGTCGGTGAGCTCCGACGGATGTCGCCGCACTTCGTGCGAGTGACGTTCCGCTCCGACGACCTCAGGGAGCTCGGCTGGGACGGCCCCGACCAGCGCATCAAGGTCGTGCTGCCGCTCGAGGGGAGCGGATTCGACGCGGTGCCGAGCGATGCCGACTGGTTCTCGGCGTGGCGGGCCCTGCCAGACGACCGGCGAAACCCGATCCGCACGTACACGATCCGCGATGCCCGCCCCGACGCGGGCGAGCTCGACGTCGACTTCGTCGCCCACGGCGACAGCGGCCCGGCGTCGCGCTGGATCTCGGCGGCTCGCGTGGGCGACCGCATGCTCGTCATCGCTCCCGACGCCACGAGCGACGAGGACTCCGGCGGCTGGGAGTGGCACCCGGGCGCCGCACGCACGCTGCTCATCGCCGGCGACGAGACGGCGGTGCCGGCGGTCAGCGCGATCCTCGAGCAGCTGCCGGCCGGCGCGCGAGGCGCCGCGTTCCTCGAGGTGCCCGAGGCCGGGGATGCGCTGCCGCTTCGTGCGCCGGCCGGCGTCGAGGTGCGCTGGCTCCCGCGCGGCGAGCGGAGCACCGACTACGGCGCACGCCTCGTCGAGGCGGTCACCGAATGGGCCGATGCGTGGGTGGCCGCCGACCCGGGGGCGGCGACCGTGCCCGCCACCGCCCCCGCAGCGGTGCGCGAACTCCCGGCGCTCGACGACGACGACGTCTTGTGGGAGGTGCCGGAGGCGGCCGACGACGGCGGCCTCTACGCCTGGCTCGCCGGCGAGGCCTCGGCGATCACGACGCTTCGGCGCCACCTCGTCAAGGGCCTCGGCGTCGATCGCCGACGCGTCGCCTTCATGGGGTACTGGAAGCTCGGCCGCGCCGAGGGGTAG
- a CDS encoding sigma-70 family RNA polymerase sigma factor yields the protein MTGSWDAVATALVVERGDALSRYAYLLTGSVDDAADLVQDALVRTFGRPRMGLTLPRAEAYVRRAILNAVIDRSRRNGTWRRVRHLALAPSSVESPAARSDERLDLAARVRQLAPRQAACIVLRYYDDLTVDAIAAVLGISSGAVKRYLSDGLKALSSAMDPAGERAARTGGTHVGR from the coding sequence GTGACCGGGTCGTGGGACGCCGTGGCGACAGCGCTCGTCGTCGAGCGCGGCGATGCCCTCAGCCGCTACGCCTATCTCCTGACGGGCAGTGTCGACGATGCGGCCGACCTCGTGCAGGATGCCCTCGTGCGCACCTTCGGTCGCCCGCGCATGGGGCTCACTCTGCCCCGCGCCGAGGCCTACGTGCGCCGTGCGATCCTGAACGCCGTCATCGACCGTTCGCGGCGCAACGGAACCTGGCGTCGGGTGCGGCACCTCGCGCTCGCTCCCAGTTCGGTCGAGTCCCCTGCGGCACGGAGCGACGAGCGGCTCGACCTCGCCGCCCGCGTGCGGCAGTTGGCTCCTCGCCAGGCGGCGTGCATTGTGCTGCGCTACTACGACGACCTGACGGTGGACGCGATCGCCGCGGTGCTCGGCATCAGCTCGGGCGCGGTCAAGCGATACCTCAGTGACGGGCTGAAGGCGCTTTCCTCGGCGATGGATCCGGCGGGCGAGCGCGCCGCGCGAACAGGAGGCACCCATGTCGGCAGGTAA